One window of Dama dama isolate Ldn47 chromosome 30, ASM3311817v1, whole genome shotgun sequence genomic DNA carries:
- the RASL11A gene encoding ras-like protein family member 11A: MSGHFLLAPIPESSSDYLLPKDIKLAVLGAGRVGKSAMIVRFLTKRFIGDYEPNTGKLYSRLVYVEGDQVSLQIQDTPGGIQVQDNLMQVGDPLSKCVQWAEGFLLVYSITDYDSYLAIRPLHQHIRKVHPDSRAPVVIVGNKGDLLHARKVQTREGVQLANELGSLFLEVSTSENYEDVCDAFQHLCREVSKLHNLGAERRRAPVVPRPRSPNMQDLKRRFKQALSSKTKAPSAPALG; encoded by the exons ATGTCCGGGCACTTTCTCCTCGCGCCCATCCCCGAGTCCTCCTCCGATTACCTCCTGCCCAAGGACATCAAACTGGCCGTGCTGGGCGCCGGCCGCGTGGGCAAGAGCG cGATGATCGTGCGCTTCCTGACCAAGAGATTCATCGGCGATTATGAGCCGAATACAG GCAAGTTGTACTCGCGGCTTGTGTACGTGGAGGGAGACCAGGTTTCCCTACAGATCCAGGACACCCCCGGGGGCATCCAG GTCCAGGACAACCTCATGCAGGTGGGTGACCCCTTGTCCAAGTGCGTGCAGTGGGCAGAGGGCTTCCTGTTGGTCTATTCCATCACGGACTACGACAGCTACCTGGCCATCCGCCCCCTGCACCAGCACATCCGGAAGGTCCATCCCGACTCCAGAGCCCCCGTTGTCATCGTGGGCAACAAGGGGGACCTGCTGCATGCCCGGAAGGTGCAGACCCGAGAGGGCGTCCAGCTGGCCAACGAGCTGGGCAGCCTGTTCCTGGAAGTTTCCACCAGTGAGAACTACGAAGACGTGTGTGATGCGTTCCAGCATCTGTGCAGAGAAGTAAGCAAGCTGCACAAcctgggggcagagaggaggagagcGCCGGTCGTCCCGCGGCCTCGCTCTCCCAACATGCAGGACCTCAAGAGGCGCTTCAAGCAGGCTCTGTCCTCCAAGACCAAGGCCCCCTCTGCCCCCGCCCTGGGGTAG